One genomic window of Anaeromicrobium sediminis includes the following:
- a CDS encoding sugar phosphate isomerase/epimerase family protein, with protein sequence MKIGAITNGCSYDFEEACKILNSTDVKYAELQFLWDKEVGDHTPEEIEKIKELLNTYNLKVSCISRHNFVGLNVMTTEVDDENYKRHMMYLKKTIDMAKELGTNLVRTMTFGKQMVIWGDHGADKWNAGGNKSWDKLLKLFEKPVQLAEDEGIDLVMETGTGAMITSGYLARKLIDDLGTKHLKVLWDPCNSLYCNDILFPDAYYAIRDHIAHVHIKDAHVNIPKATIDFCPIGEGNMAPYLENIANALKKDNYNGVISLENVYRPDNGDYLDGYYIDIKNMKRLFG encoded by the coding sequence ATGAAAATTGGTGCCATTACAAATGGATGTAGTTATGATTTTGAGGAAGCTTGTAAAATTTTAAACTCAACAGATGTAAAATATGCAGAACTTCAATTTCTGTGGGATAAAGAAGTGGGAGATCACACCCCAGAGGAAATTGAAAAAATAAAAGAACTTCTTAATACTTATAATCTTAAAGTATCATGTATATCTAGGCACAACTTTGTAGGATTAAATGTTATGACTACAGAAGTGGACGATGAAAACTACAAAAGACATATGATGTATTTAAAAAAGACTATTGATATGGCTAAGGAATTAGGCACTAATCTTGTTAGGACCATGACCTTTGGAAAACAAATGGTTATCTGGGGAGACCATGGAGCTGACAAATGGAATGCAGGTGGAAATAAATCCTGGGATAAACTATTAAAGCTATTTGAAAAACCAGTTCAATTGGCTGAGGATGAAGGTATTGACTTAGTAATGGAAACGGGTACGGGGGCTATGATTACCTCAGGTTATTTAGCAAGAAAGTTAATAGATGACTTGGGAACTAAGCATTTAAAAGTTTTATGGGACCCTTGTAATTCATTATATTGTAATGACATATTATTCCCTGATGCATATTATGCAATTCGTGATCATATTGCTCACGTCCATATAAAGGATGCTCATGTTAATATTCCTAAAGCTACAATTGATTTTTGTCCAATAGGAGAGGGCAATATGGCTCCTTATTTAGAAAATATAGCCAATGCTCTTAAAAAGGATAATTATAATGGAGTAATTTCTTTAGAGAATGTTTATAGACCAGATAATGGAGATTATTTAGATGGTTATTACATAGACATTAAAAATATGAAAAGATTATTTGGTTAA
- a CDS encoding NAD(P)-dependent oxidoreductase → MKNIGFVGLGDMGMGMAKNFLKAGYTVKGFDLREDRLNNFATAGGISTSNCAEVGKDSDVVFVMVLNGDQARNVVSGENGLMETMSPGSTLILTATIGLKPIKDIENILKEKGINMIDSGVSGGRGGANAGTLTMMASGSSEVFKNCQDILNVVGKDIYHVGEEIGMGQVVKSCLQALVGATFQATFETLVLGSKAGVKPETLVEVIGSSVVGTPLFNNAANLIMERKFKDTGSHIGTMYKDLGITMNLAKECGVPMFATGVAMEMFQAGISAFPEEDNWCIVKLLENMAGTIVKKVNR, encoded by the coding sequence ATGAAAAATATTGGTTTTGTAGGCCTTGGTGATATGGGAATGGGTATGGCCAAAAACTTTTTAAAAGCTGGATATACTGTAAAAGGTTTTGATTTACGTGAAGATAGATTAAATAATTTTGCAACGGCTGGAGGGATATCTACATCTAATTGTGCCGAGGTAGGTAAAGATTCAGATGTGGTATTTGTAATGGTATTAAACGGGGATCAGGCTAGAAATGTAGTTTCAGGAGAAAATGGGTTAATGGAGACCATGAGTCCAGGTTCTACTTTAATCTTAACTGCAACTATAGGACTTAAGCCTATAAAAGACATTGAAAATATCCTTAAGGAAAAGGGGATAAACATGATTGACTCAGGAGTAAGTGGGGGACGTGGAGGCGCTAATGCTGGAACTTTAACTATGATGGCATCTGGAAGTAGTGAAGTTTTCAAGAATTGCCAAGATATTCTTAATGTGGTGGGAAAGGATATTTATCATGTTGGTGAAGAAATTGGTATGGGGCAGGTTGTAAAATCTTGTCTTCAAGCTCTGGTAGGAGCAACATTTCAGGCAACCTTTGAAACTCTAGTCCTTGGTTCAAAGGCAGGAGTTAAACCTGAGACTTTAGTGGAAGTAATAGGTTCAAGTGTAGTAGGAACTCCTTTATTTAATAATGCAGCTAATCTCATAATGGAACGTAAATTTAAGGATACGGGTAGTCACATAGGAACCATGTATAAAGACCTAGGTATAACTATGAACCTTGCGAAGGAATGTGGAGTTCCTATGTTTGCAACTGGAGTAGCAATGGAAATGTTCCAAGCTGGTATATCTGCATTCCCAGAGGAAGATAATTGGTGTATAGTGAAATTATTAGAAAACATGGCTGGAACTATTGTAAAAAAAGTGAATAGATAA
- a CDS encoding ATP-binding sensor histidine kinase — translation MIPLKGYNFAEKIYESNNTIVYRGTRLKDKLPIVGKILKKDYPSTKDLDLFQYEYETTKKFNSNGIIKVYDMEILEHTRAIIYEDFHGISLDRLIKTNYFSIKEILEIMIKITNIIGEIHDMDYIYKNLNPQNIIINSNTKEVKIIDFQMASEVKKETQTAVAPDMLDGNILYISPEQTGRMNRSIDFRSDLYSLGMTFYEMLTDIVPFKSRDKMDIIYGHIAQEPVSPNALKKHIPLILSNIVIKLIAKRAEERYQSAWSLKLDLEICLEKLKSNGEIEEFNLDSNFSSSKFQICEKLYGRDKELKLLGKEFDEVLKGESRIVLFKGPPGIGKTFLINEIHKPLVKEKGYFLWGKFELYKGNVPYSGIVQAFSGLIKQILTEKKEILHIWKEKILKAVGINGQIIIDVIPELELVIGKQPSIISISPQESKKRFNETLKQFIRVFATASHPLVIFIDDLQWADYSTLNFLRDLLSDLETKYILFIGAYRDKEIDENQPFTETLNDIYKLKGIKGKRISLEPLNKEHINELICDAIHCEESSSIELANVVEKKTQGNPFFIVQLLNSMYNEKILRFDSKKLKWYWDIDVVKYMGSSDNVVNLMTKRLKGISKGSQEILKLGACIGSKFNINTLSIIYEDTYENMINSIWEAIKEGFIIPLDKDYKILLNNTKEYVSRNISFKFLHDKIQQSAYSLIPMDEKKEYHLKIARGLIKNMDCSQVENKIFNIVDQFNESIELIYDKEEKMKISKLNLIAARKGKKSLAYKASLDFIKTSMNLLIENSWHLEYDLTFNVYKEYVELEYLNGNFNDSEIILKKALSKVCDKIDKSKLYRLMILMHTMSGEYDKAIEMAIEILNILGMSLPTGDFNRLTQKEIHKIKELVGSSSVSSLIHIKDMSSLEKKAILKILTQLAPVTYVKNQDLWGFIAAKRVFLSIKYGNAAESAHSYTNFGILLGKYEEYKLGYAFGLLGLEVSKKYEDISQQCKSFYNISCYLTPWVDHIRKSYDLYKEGYDFGIKSGELQFVGYMFMSILSNFFPQGMKLEILKSHIDKFLSFSLNTKNSLSTSVIEGFKLIVNNLIKSDSLEIQDYIYDEEKYIHNCEKNKTYLGLGNYYIMKGQVEYILDRPKKSLENLMKAKDLLPFISGTFLIAEYNFYRSLTLLKLCDKVSDGKKKEYIKEIELNQIQMRTWMENCEENFAHKYYIVEAEKYKLLNQNDKAMDFYEKAIEFAGKNEFIQDEALANELVARFYLNRKQKKVASIYMKESHYLYHTWGANKKVKHMEGKYEELFLFSPSTRDYNVLNIENEIDMNTVISASQAISKEIEMDRLLKKLLYISTKYSGAQRSIFVMNKNNKYLVTGEVNNGKVRLIEDTPIEQYGNLPHSIINYVMRTKEDVLLNDAFNDGIFTKDPYVIKCKSKSILCMPIIARGYLIGIGYLENNLSTNAFTTKHLKLLKILGSQAAISMENAIMYNKIKELNSILEENIEEKDELLEEILEYDKLKTEFIANISHELRTPLNVMLGAIQMSDLIFTNKFDKKSKTQVIKYSSMTKQNCYRLIRLVNNLIDITKLDSGYIPVSLKKCNVTQLVEDITLSVVDYASIKGIDVIYDTNVEEKIMMCDLDKMERIILNLLSNAIKFTDKGGLIKVNFIDNGDTVTISVKDTGIGILKEKQDIIFDRFAQADKSLSRNNEGSGIGLSLVKSFVQLLGGKISVKSELGHGSEFIINLPVCDTRHINSYMDEVAVVKDNQQRIQIEFSDIYF, via the coding sequence ATGATTCCATTAAAAGGATATAATTTTGCAGAAAAGATTTATGAGAGTAATAATACAATCGTTTATAGGGGTACACGATTAAAAGATAAGCTACCTATCGTAGGTAAAATATTAAAAAAGGATTATCCTTCTACTAAGGATTTAGACTTGTTTCAATATGAATATGAGACTACTAAAAAATTCAACTCTAATGGGATAATTAAAGTATATGACATGGAAATTCTAGAACATACTCGAGCTATTATATACGAAGATTTTCATGGTATATCCTTAGATAGACTAATAAAGACCAATTATTTTTCCATAAAAGAAATATTAGAAATAATGATAAAAATAACCAATATAATAGGTGAAATTCATGATATGGATTATATTTATAAAAATCTAAATCCGCAAAATATAATTATAAACTCTAATACTAAGGAAGTAAAAATAATTGATTTTCAAATGGCTTCTGAAGTAAAAAAAGAAACTCAGACTGCAGTGGCACCAGATATGCTAGATGGAAATATTTTATATATTTCACCAGAGCAAACGGGACGAATGAATAGATCTATAGATTTCAGATCAGACTTATATTCACTGGGGATGACTTTTTACGAGATGCTAACAGATATTGTTCCCTTTAAATCTAGGGACAAGATGGATATAATATATGGTCACATTGCACAAGAACCTGTTTCTCCTAATGCATTAAAGAAACATATACCTTTAATATTATCAAATATAGTCATAAAACTCATAGCAAAACGGGCTGAAGAAAGATATCAAAGTGCTTGGAGTTTGAAATTAGACTTAGAAATATGCTTAGAAAAACTTAAATCAAATGGTGAAATTGAAGAATTTAACTTAGATAGTAATTTTAGTAGTAGTAAATTTCAAATCTGTGAAAAACTTTATGGTAGAGATAAAGAGTTAAAATTATTAGGGAAGGAATTTGATGAAGTTTTAAAGGGAGAATCTAGAATCGTTTTATTCAAAGGTCCTCCTGGTATTGGGAAGACCTTTTTAATAAATGAAATTCATAAACCCCTTGTAAAAGAAAAGGGTTACTTCCTATGGGGTAAATTTGAACTCTATAAAGGAAATGTTCCATATAGTGGTATTGTTCAGGCCTTCTCCGGTTTAATTAAACAGATTTTAACAGAAAAAAAAGAAATATTGCATATATGGAAAGAAAAAATTCTAAAGGCAGTAGGTATAAATGGGCAAATAATTATAGATGTAATTCCAGAGTTAGAATTGGTTATAGGAAAGCAACCTTCCATAATAAGTATATCTCCTCAGGAATCTAAAAAGAGATTTAATGAAACCCTTAAGCAGTTCATAAGAGTTTTTGCTACTGCATCTCATCCACTAGTTATATTTATTGATGATTTACAATGGGCTGATTATAGTACATTAAACTTTTTGAGAGATTTACTGTCGGATTTAGAGACTAAATACATATTATTTATAGGTGCTTATAGGGACAAAGAAATAGATGAAAACCAACCTTTTACGGAAACTTTAAATGATATATATAAATTAAAGGGCATTAAGGGAAAAAGAATCTCTTTAGAACCCTTAAACAAAGAACATATAAACGAGCTAATATGCGATGCTATACATTGTGAGGAAAGCTCTAGTATAGAATTGGCAAATGTTGTGGAGAAAAAAACTCAAGGAAATCCTTTTTTTATAGTTCAATTATTAAACAGTATGTATAATGAAAAAATATTGAGGTTCGATTCAAAAAAACTAAAATGGTATTGGGATATAGACGTAGTAAAATACATGGGTTCGTCTGACAACGTAGTTAATTTAATGACCAAAAGGTTGAAAGGTATATCTAAGGGAAGTCAAGAAATCTTAAAGTTAGGAGCCTGCATAGGCAGTAAATTTAACATAAATACCCTATCCATCATATATGAAGATACGTATGAAAATATGATTAATAGCATATGGGAGGCTATTAAGGAAGGTTTTATAATTCCACTAGATAAGGATTATAAGATTTTATTAAATAATACTAAGGAATATGTCAGCAGGAATATCTCTTTTAAATTCTTGCATGATAAAATACAACAGTCTGCATACTCTTTAATTCCCATGGATGAAAAAAAAGAATATCATTTAAAAATTGCTAGAGGTCTCATAAAAAATATGGATTGTTCTCAGGTGGAAAATAAGATATTTAATATTGTAGATCAGTTTAATGAAAGTATAGAGCTGATTTATGATAAAGAAGAAAAGATGAAAATAAGTAAATTAAATCTCATAGCTGCTCGTAAAGGAAAAAAGTCTTTGGCCTATAAGGCCTCGTTAGACTTTATAAAAACAAGTATGAATCTATTAATTGAAAACTCTTGGCATCTAGAATACGATTTAACATTTAATGTATATAAAGAATATGTAGAATTAGAATACTTAAATGGAAACTTTAATGATAGTGAAATAATATTAAAAAAGGCTCTAAGTAAAGTCTGTGATAAAATAGATAAATCTAAATTATATAGACTTATGATCCTAATGCATACCATGTCTGGTGAGTATGATAAGGCCATTGAAATGGCTATTGAAATATTAAACATATTAGGAATGAGCCTACCCACAGGTGACTTTAACAGATTAACTCAAAAGGAAATACATAAAATCAAAGAATTAGTGGGAAGCAGTTCTGTTAGTTCATTAATACATATAAAAGACATGAGTAGTCTAGAGAAAAAGGCAATACTTAAAATATTAACACAGTTAGCTCCTGTTACCTACGTTAAAAATCAGGATCTATGGGGATTCATTGCAGCTAAGAGGGTGTTTTTATCTATAAAATATGGAAATGCAGCGGAATCTGCTCATAGCTATACTAACTTTGGTATTTTATTAGGTAAATATGAGGAATATAAACTAGGATATGCATTTGGTTTGTTAGGATTAGAGGTAAGTAAAAAATATGAAGATATATCACAACAATGTAAATCCTTTTACAATATCTCCTGCTATCTAACCCCATGGGTAGACCATATAAGAAAATCATATGATCTCTATAAGGAAGGTTATGATTTTGGGATAAAGTCAGGAGAATTGCAATTTGTTGGATATATGTTTATGTCTATATTATCAAACTTTTTTCCACAAGGGATGAAATTAGAAATTTTAAAGAGTCATATTGATAAATTCCTATCATTTTCCCTTAATACAAAGAATTCATTATCCACATCTGTTATTGAAGGATTTAAATTAATAGTGAATAATTTAATTAAAAGTGATTCTTTAGAAATTCAAGATTATATATATGATGAAGAAAAATATATACATAATTGTGAGAAAAATAAAACCTACCTAGGATTAGGAAATTATTATATCATGAAGGGTCAAGTGGAATATATTTTAGATAGACCTAAAAAGTCACTGGAAAACCTCATGAAGGCAAAAGACCTCTTGCCTTTTATTTCAGGTACCTTCCTCATAGCGGAATACAATTTTTATAGATCATTAACTCTATTGAAACTTTGTGACAAAGTCTCAGATGGGAAAAAGAAAGAATATATTAAAGAAATAGAGTTAAATCAAATACAAATGAGAACATGGATGGAAAACTGTGAAGAAAATTTTGCACATAAATACTATATAGTAGAAGCAGAAAAATATAAACTTTTAAATCAAAATGATAAGGCTATGGACTTTTACGAAAAGGCTATAGAATTTGCTGGTAAAAATGAGTTTATACAAGATGAGGCTTTAGCCAATGAATTAGTGGCAAGATTCTATTTAAATAGAAAACAAAAGAAGGTTGCCTCCATATATATGAAAGAATCCCATTACCTATATCATACGTGGGGAGCTAATAAAAAGGTAAAGCATATGGAGGGAAAATATGAAGAACTATTCCTCTTCTCCCCTTCTACTAGAGATTATAATGTATTAAATATAGAAAACGAAATAGATATGAATACAGTTATTTCTGCATCACAAGCAATATCTAAGGAAATTGAAATGGATAGATTATTAAAAAAGCTTTTATATATTAGTACAAAGTATTCAGGGGCACAAAGATCCATATTTGTGATGAATAAGAACAATAAATATTTAGTAACAGGTGAAGTTAACAATGGAAAAGTAAGATTGATAGAAGATACCCCTATTGAACAATATGGAAATTTACCCCATAGCATTATAAATTATGTTATGAGAACTAAGGAGGATGTGCTTTTAAACGATGCATTTAATGATGGGATTTTCACTAAGGATCCTTATGTGATTAAGTGCAAAAGTAAATCAATTTTATGTATGCCCATAATAGCTAGAGGATATTTAATTGGTATTGGGTATTTAGAGAATAATCTTTCTACTAATGCTTTTACAACGAAACATTTAAAGCTATTAAAAATATTAGGTTCTCAAGCTGCCATATCTATGGAAAATGCCATTATGTACAATAAAATTAAAGAACTTAATAGCATATTAGAAGAAAACATTGAAGAAAAGGATGAATTATTAGAAGAAATCCTTGAATATGATAAATTGAAAACTGAGTTTATTGCAAATATATCACATGAGTTAAGAACACCTTTAAATGTCATGTTAGGAGCCATACAAATGAGTGACTTGATTTTCACTAATAAATTTGACAAAAAAAGTAAGACACAAGTAATAAAGTATTCTTCTATGACGAAACAAAATTGTTATAGGCTCATAAGACTAGTAAATAATTTAATTGATATAACTAAATTAGATTCAGGCTATATACCAGTATCTTTGAAAAAATGTAACGTAACTCAACTAGTGGAAGATATAACCTTATCTGTAGTCGATTATGCTAGTATAAAGGGAATCGACGTAATATATGATACAAATGTGGAAGAAAAAATCATGATGTGTGATTTAGATAAGATGGAGAGAATAATATTAAACTTACTTTCTAATGCTATTAAGTTTACTGATAAAGGCGGGTTAATAAAGGTAAATTTCATAGACAATGGAGATACAGTTACTATTTCTGTTAAAGATACGGGTATAGGTATCTTAAAGGAAAAACAAGATATAATATTTGATAGGTTTGCTCAAGCGGATAAATCTTTATCTAGGAATAATGAAGGAAGTGGAATTGGTTTATCTTTAGTCAAATCATTTGTTCAATTATTGGGTGGTAAAATTAGTGTGAAAAGTGAATTGGGTCATGGAAGTGAATTTATAATAAATCTTCCCGTATGTGATACTAGGCATATAAACAGTTATATGGATGAAGTGGCAGTAGTTAAAGATAATCAACAAAGAATACAAATAGAGTTTTCTGATATATACTTTTAA
- a CDS encoding CD3324 family protein — protein MSYKNGKDILPKSLLIEIQKYVEGELIYIPKNHGTRVPWGQVNGTREFMEKRNMDIYHKYKEGHSIDTIMEIYNLSESSIRKIILKSNKGMR, from the coding sequence GTGAGTTATAAAAATGGAAAAGATATTTTACCGAAAAGTTTATTAATAGAAATTCAAAAATATGTAGAGGGCGAATTGATATATATTCCTAAGAATCATGGAACCAGAGTACCCTGGGGGCAAGTTAATGGTACTAGAGAATTTATGGAAAAAAGAAACATGGATATTTACCATAAATATAAAGAAGGTCATTCCATTGACACTATTATGGAAATCTATAATCTATCAGAATCTAGTATTAGAAAAATAATATTAAAGTCAAATAAGGGTATGAGGTAA
- a CDS encoding endonuclease MutS2, with protein MNTNTLEKLGYNQLKETLKNFCISGLGKNLIDNLKPLTNIVGVKKRLNETSEAKNLLNNVNHIPFDGIHDITSLMNKIQKGSILEPNELINVSDFLRGSRRIKKFMMEQAFYAPTLSEYALALSSLDFIEDEINGSIKNNKVDSSASKDLFKIRKKIFTTEENIQQRLNKVLLSDKYKKYIQDFHVVKRNDRYTIPIKSSYKNKIDGAVIDVSSKGTTVFIEPTSICKYNEELTSLKYEEKAEEYQILAYLTGMLYEEIQSLNINIELISQYDMIFAKGKYSNYIDGVEPKINFHGYINIIKGRHPLLKEECIPLDFHIGNDYRTLVITGPNAGGKTVALKTIGLLTLAAQSGLHISASKGSSLSIFDNIFVDIGDNQSIENALSTFSSHMKNISQIVYEANNSSLVLFDEIGTGTEPNEGAGLAIAILEELYHMGCITIATTHYSNIKDYAYGHPEFENAYMRFNPETLEPLYEMVIGKGGDSNALWISRKMGLKEKILNRAKTYINTKEYNYGIVDARKIRKEQKESICKTDETINHFRVGDKVRLLDTNEKAIVYKEKDKNNNIEVMANNEFKSVNIKRVNILIKKEDLYPEGYDINSLFTSYESRKLEKDIKRGSKKALKKIQKDIKNRDL; from the coding sequence ATGAATACAAATACTTTAGAAAAATTAGGATATAATCAATTAAAAGAAACTCTAAAAAATTTCTGTATAAGTGGTTTAGGTAAAAATCTAATAGATAATCTAAAACCTCTTACTAATATAGTGGGAGTAAAAAAAAGATTAAATGAAACAAGTGAAGCTAAAAATTTATTAAATAATGTTAATCATATACCCTTTGATGGGATACATGATATAACATCCTTAATGAATAAGATACAGAAGGGCAGTATTTTAGAACCTAACGAACTGATAAATGTATCTGATTTTTTAAGAGGTAGTAGAAGAATAAAAAAGTTCATGATGGAGCAAGCTTTTTATGCTCCCACATTAAGTGAATATGCGTTAGCTCTTAGTTCACTGGATTTTATAGAAGATGAAATTAATGGTTCTATAAAAAATAACAAAGTAGATTCTAGTGCATCTAAGGATTTATTTAAAATAAGGAAAAAAATCTTTACTACTGAAGAGAATATACAACAAAGATTAAATAAGGTACTTTTATCTGATAAATATAAAAAATATATACAAGATTTTCATGTGGTAAAACGAAATGATAGGTACACTATTCCTATAAAATCATCTTATAAAAATAAGATAGATGGAGCAGTGATAGATGTTTCTTCAAAGGGAACTACAGTTTTTATAGAACCAACTAGTATATGTAAATATAATGAAGAACTTACAAGTTTAAAATATGAAGAAAAGGCTGAAGAATATCAAATACTTGCTTATTTAACAGGTATGCTCTATGAGGAAATACAATCCCTTAATATTAACATAGAATTAATTAGTCAATACGATATGATTTTTGCTAAAGGGAAATATAGTAATTATATAGATGGAGTAGAGCCTAAGATTAATTTTCATGGATATATTAATATAATAAAAGGAAGACATCCACTTTTAAAGGAAGAGTGTATACCTCTTGATTTTCATATTGGAAATGATTATAGAACTTTAGTAATTACAGGCCCAAATGCAGGAGGTAAGACTGTAGCTTTAAAAACTATAGGACTTTTAACTTTAGCTGCTCAATCAGGGTTACACATAAGTGCATCTAAAGGAAGTAGTCTATCTATATTTGATAATATATTTGTAGATATAGGAGATAATCAAAGTATAGAAAATGCCCTTAGCACCTTTTCATCCCATATGAAAAATATCTCACAAATTGTGTATGAAGCTAATAATAGCTCTTTAGTACTGTTTGATGAAATTGGAACAGGAACAGAACCTAATGAAGGAGCTGGCCTTGCCATTGCCATATTAGAGGAACTATATCATATGGGATGCATAACTATTGCTACTACTCATTATTCTAATATTAAGGATTATGCCTATGGTCATCCAGAATTTGAGAATGCATATATGAGATTTAATCCAGAAACCTTAGAACCTTTGTATGAAATGGTTATTGGTAAAGGTGGAGATAGTAATGCCCTTTGGATTTCAAGGAAAATGGGATTAAAGGAAAAAATATTAAACAGAGCAAAGACATATATAAATACTAAGGAATATAACTATGGTATTGTAGATGCAAGAAAAATACGAAAAGAGCAAAAAGAATCTATATGTAAGACAGATGAAACCATAAATCATTTTAGAGTAGGGGATAAGGTTCGATTATTAGATACTAATGAAAAAGCTATAGTCTATAAAGAGAAAGATAAAAACAATAATATAGAGGTAATGGCAAATAATGAGTTTAAAAGTGTAAACATTAAGAGGGTAAATATCCTAATAAAAAAAGAAGATCTATATCCAGAAGGATATGATATAAATTCATTGTTTACTTCCTATGAATCTAGGAAGCTTGAAAAGGATATTAAAAGAGGTTCAAAAAAAGCATTAAAGAAAATACAAAAGGATATAAAAAATAGAGACCTATAA
- a CDS encoding esterase/lipase family protein has translation MYKKIKEAKKITGCHKVNLIGHSMGELVSRSYVQSDYYANDVEQLIQLGTPNSGTAPNFSFWSGGELPDQDNLGFNFVRMYMDAYMLILKIKYKGQQIDAIHTHFKGLNNIIPALTYGDYLFYEDNNMMEFKSIQGMQTQNSFLNNLNKNMNIIK, from the coding sequence TTGTATAAAAAAATAAAAGAAGCTAAAAAAATAACAGGCTGTCACAAGGTGAATCTAATAGGTCATAGCATGGGGGAATTAGTTTCTCGATCCTATGTTCAAAGTGATTATTACGCCAATGATGTTGAACAATTAATTCAACTTGGTACACCCAATTCCGGTACAGCTCCCAATTTTAGTTTTTGGTCAGGAGGAGAATTACCCGATCAAGATAATTTAGGCTTTAACTTTGTTCGAATGTATATGGATGCATATATGCTCATACTCAAAATAAAATATAAAGGACAACAAATAGATGCTATCCATACTCATTTCAAAGGACTTAATAATATTATTCCCGCTCTAACCTATGGTGATTATTTGTTTTATGAAGATAACAATATGATGGAATTCAAATCTATTCAAGGGATGCAAACACAGAATAGCTTTTTAAATAATCTAAATAAGAATATGAATATAATAAAGTAG
- a CDS encoding DUF167 domain-containing protein → MKERNVHMMENIINKYIEDLKQNNMVTLKIKVSPKMSKIEFKKVLEDGTLKLNIRSAPEKGKANKEIIAYLSKILNVSKKDIEIISGETSPLKLIKITI, encoded by the coding sequence ATGAAAGAAAGGAACGTACATATGATGGAAAATATTATTAATAAATATATAGAAGATTTAAAGCAGAACAATATGGTTACTCTTAAAATTAAAGTATCTCCTAAAATGTCTAAGATAGAATTTAAAAAGGTCCTAGAGGATGGAACCTTGAAGCTTAATATAAGATCAGCTCCTGAAAAGGGCAAAGCTAACAAGGAGATAATAGCATATTTATCTAAAATATTAAATGTATCTAAGAAAGATATAGAGATAATATCAGGTGAAACCTCTCCTTTAAAATTAATAAAAATAACTATTTAA
- a CDS encoding tyrosine-type recombinase/integrase has protein sequence MENIYIINDFLHRLKNPKSKKDYKRDIICFLDFVEKDDFKNITLEDCKDYIGHINTLVNEDKLALTTGEKFYSQLYSFFNYLVEREYIEYNHFKNIKKIKATRKISKDRIISWEDLDKLITVLRGYNPRDYAISLLIFTSGLTLKESVELKWNQFVLDSSNNVGIKFSTSKGDRFVKVKDDVWQLLLDYKSNLDYATSKDSYVFLNKKGSKISDRWIRIILEKACKDAGLPRTYSPRDLRHALAAHALKRGASSEQVKDQLGWSNASLAERYLYTIQELDNNAIDFINFKLK, from the coding sequence ATGGAAAATATATACATAATAAATGATTTTTTACATAGACTTAAAAATCCTAAAAGCAAAAAGGATTATAAGAGGGATATAATATGTTTTTTAGATTTTGTAGAAAAGGATGACTTTAAGAATATAACCCTTGAGGATTGTAAGGATTACATAGGCCATATAAATACTTTAGTAAATGAAGATAAACTAGCTTTAACTACTGGTGAAAAATTTTATAGCCAATTATATAGTTTTTTTAATTACTTAGTTGAGAGAGAATACATAGAATATAACCACTTCAAAAATATTAAAAAGATCAAAGCCACTAGAAAAATATCAAAGGATAGGATTATTAGTTGGGAAGATTTAGATAAACTAATTACAGTATTACGAGGATATAACCCAAGAGACTATGCTATATCTCTTTTAATTTTCACATCAGGATTAACTTTAAAAGAATCGGTAGAGTTAAAATGGAACCAATTTGTTTTGGATTCTAGTAATAATGTAGGGATTAAATTTAGTACCTCTAAAGGTGATAGATTTGTGAAAGTAAAGGATGATGTTTGGCAACTTTTATTAGATTATAAATCTAATCTAGATTATGCCACTTCTAAAGATTCCTATGTATTCTTGAATAAAAAAGGTAGTAAAATATCAGATCGATGGATTAGGATTATTTTAGAAAAGGCATGTAAAGATGCTGGATTACCAAGGACCTATTCACCAAGGGATTTAAGACACGCCCTAGCTGCTCATGCTTTAAAACGAGGTGCTTCATCTGAACAGGTAAAGGATCAACTAGGGTGGAGTAACGCATCTTTAGCAGAAAGATATTTATATACTATCCAAGAGCTAGATAACAACGCTATAGATTTTATAAATTTCAAATTAAAGTAA